The Zeugodacus cucurbitae isolate PBARC_wt_2022May chromosome 4, idZeuCucr1.2, whole genome shotgun sequence genome includes the window ACAAGGTGTCGATGTGAAACGCGCTGTCGGCATAGAAATCATACCATTGACCGGTGCAAATGGCGCAACTACGAGCGGCGCTTCAGTCACGATGCCTGGCGGTACGAATGTGCCACAAACCGGCGTCAACACCTCGTCCACCATCACTATAACGCCCATAAATGCCGTGACCAGCGCCGGCATTAATGCCAACAAAGATAAGAAAACAAGCAGCGGCTCACTAGTGGGCAGTGTTGGTGGCTTAAATGCTGGCGCGAATATGACGCCGATGGCCAGCAACAAACGTCCCATGGATGTGCCCTCACCCAGCGACGCGCAAAAAGAGAAGAAACGCAAAAAGAAGCGTGACGATTCACCGATGGGTCCACCAGAGAAGGTGTATTCGCGTCAAAATTCACCCGCTGCCACCAACGAAACCGCAGCCACGGTGGCGGCGCGCAAATTCTCATCACCTTCCTCTTCACCGAAGGGTGGCAGCGGTAGTGGCATGCTGAGTGGCGCCAACACAGGCGCGGTCGGCAATGCTGCGCTGCTTTCGACACGACCCAGCCCGAAACATTCGCCCGTCTATAGCAGTCCGAAGCATTCGAATACCGCATCAAATAGCCCGAAATCACCGTTCGGCACGCATTCGCCAAAACATGGCTCATCGGGCAAGCCGAGCATGTCTACGCTGAAGAGCGCCACAGCAACCAGTCTGAGTCCGAAAGGCGACAAAAGCGGTTGTGTCAGCGCAAGCAGTCTAGTTGGCAATGCGGCGGCGGCCGGTGTTGCCGCTGCCAATGCAGTGAAAACCGCTATGGGTGTGGGTGTGGttggtggcatgcaacaaataaAGTCCATGAATCATTTAGCGGCGCCCTCAGCGTTGAATACGGCTGCCGGTGGCTATGGTGGCGTGCCAAATATGGCGAATATGGGCGGCGGTGGTGCCGGCGGTGTTGGTCAGTTGTTGAGCGGCAATGGTGCGGGTGGTGGCATGGATATGAATGCTGCGGCGGCGGTTGCAGCATCACAAGTGGCAGCTATGCGCAAAGTGGTGAGCGGCGCGGTAAgttcatacaattttcaataGACACAACTTGCAAGTACACATTTTTGAagacttttgaatttttattatttttgtagtagCAGTAAGTCTAGTTTATAGGTTCATGAGCTGCTCTGTgtggtttaatttattttcaaagtgattaaagttgttttaaaacttataaaattcaaataagcaGCAGTAAACCAAGCTTtgcttgtaaaaattaaatttacaaataaattagtgTGTTCAACTCCAAATTCTTTTTGTCTATAAAGTGTATAAGAAAGGTTTAGTTTTGCACAattaaattggaattttttctatgctaaaataatttaataaaaactgctAAAATAACGCTAGACGTTTGGCACAGGGTGGtccacaaaattgaaaattaaattttaaggaattaaaattaaagtttaaggaatttgaattaattttttaaggaatttcaaattaaaatttttagaactttcatattaaaatttttcaataaaaatataattttttttaactttctttcTGCATATGCTGACTATGtacattttacttaaaaaaaacgcaaaaatttgtattttagttttcaaaattaaagaaaataattataaaataaataataaagtatacTTTTGCTAACACCTGTAGtttgacttttttatttattattttagtttaaaattatttttaatttgtgatttggtttaatttttttttattgaaatgcatGCTCTggtaaacaataatatatttatatataataatcaaGGTGTGGTTagacattaattattttattttatatcaattgaagtttttttttaaacaatattaaaataacttagaaaaaaatatttcaaaagtttcTGTATTAAAaagcttacattttttttagtttttatttacttcttaaataaattcgactgtatttttattcgagGTTAggttaaatcaaaaataaaaactcattaaagtctattgaatatatttttttagaatttctgcgaataaaatgaaataatttttttttgaggttaagttcactttaatttgcatacatttttggtTCGAGTTAGGCatagtttaaaaatttatattttgaggaGTAAACGTCGTTACAATACAAAGGAATTTGATGATAGAGTTAAAAAATTTGGCGTTTACCGTTAGTTtgtaattttgaggttatgttaagGATATTTTTGGCGCTAGTTTTCATGTTCAGTTTTTATAAATCCCAACGAggtgtataaattttaaatagtgtAATTGACAACATAACAGTTAGTTGgatatttcttataaattaaaaagaaaatattaaaccatatgAAAAAAACAGGTTTcttgatatacatattatatatatttttttaatgtatttttctttatatttttttaccattttttttatttttatttttcttaattattttttataataacttatttatttatttttattttattttttatttctttctttaattttttatttatttattttttatttttatttatttatttttatttatttatttttatttatttatttattttttatatttatttatttttattaatttatttttaattttttttttattaatttatttttatttttttttatttatttgtttttttttttttatacaaaagtaGTTCAAAATTGTTGGTGTTAAAGTAATTATTGCAATTACTATGacattttttagtaaattttactaACAATTTATACTtcactctttctctctctctctttaatcTTTTCATACACTTTTGCTCTTTTCTGCACTTCCTCTCTGCACTAATtgtttttaacacattttcttCGTTTTCTTCTTTTCCCAACAAATCTTAACTcaccacacaaatacacacatgcatttaACACCTTCCTGACCACCCACACACCCACTCTCGTTCTAATTGTTTCTTCATTTTTACGCTTTCCGCGTGTAAttatccacacacacactctctatGTTACGAAATTCTTTTGTCAGGTTAGTTCGACGGCGTCAACGATGTCAGTcgcgccaacaacagcaacagcaacgcaaGCGCTGCCGGGAGCGCCAGTGTCGGCGCCGCTGCAACACTCACCGTCGCCGGACATTGGCAGCAGTGAGGTGAAGAACGGTGGACGTGCCGAATCAACACAGCAATTCAACTCAACCGAATATATGGTGAAACCGAGTCAAGAGGGCTTGAAGCTGACCATCAACAAGACGAGCGGTGGTGGCAAATCgagcagtagcaacaacaatggcagcGGCACTAGTACGTCTTCTTCAAGCAACGCCAACACATCCACTGGGAAGAGTATGAAATCTAGTAGCTCGACGAGTTCAAGTAAGAGACAACATACTGGACTTAAACCGGGCGTTAGTAGTGGACCGGCCTCTAAAAAGTTATCCTCCGCCAAGTCACCGTCCAAGAAGAGCTCAACATCCAAGCATCCCTTTCAAAAGTCCAACTCATCCGGCAGTTTGTCAACGAAGTCAACCAATCCCGCTGGTGGTGGTCTGACCAAAAGCTACAGCACAAACTCATTTGGTGACTTGAGCGCCGGTGGCGCCCCGTCACGTAAGTCCTCGAAGAAATCTTCCTCGTCGTCTTCGTCAACGTCGAGCGCCAGCTTGCACGCCAATGCGACCGCTACTTCTGCACCTGCCACCCGCTTGGATCACCAAGCGGATATGTTGAAAATACTGCAATATGCCTCACCTGTCATGGCGGCCAATATGGAGGGTTTCATGAAGGGTTTCAATAGTAAATTCCAAATACCGAAGCTGTCGCAACGCAATGCGAACCTCGCGAATGGCTCACAATCGGCACCGACAACACCGACTGCACTCTCGCCGGCGTTGAGTAGTGTGGGCAGTGCGACGGCTGCAAAGGTCGATAACCATGCTAACGAAGCCTTACAAACGCTGCAGaatacgcaacaacaacagcagcaacaacaacaaaatgctacAACAATGCAATTTAATGCTAATTATCATTTGGCCCAGAAATCGGAAGGCGTACAAATGCATTACGCTAATCATCACcgtcagcagcaacagcaacagcagcaccaataccaacaacaaacgcaaaTGCATAATCCGCACACTCAGCACCAACAGACCGCCTTAACCGTTGACTACCACCATCAGGCGTCAGCCGTCGCCCACAGTCAACCCATGGATGAGTCGTCGTTCATGTCGAACGCTGCGGCTGCATCGTCGGCCGGATACGGCGGTAAATGACATTACTTTGttacatttgtattttcttaTTCGTAAGCTCTAAGTATTTGTGTACCCGCATATTTACTAGAGTCCAATGACGGGAGCTTGTTGAAGCATTGATGACAACTTAAAGATTATTGGCGTAGTTGTAACTGGAGATTCGCTCTTTTTTTCTAGTATTTGAGGTTAGTTAAGTCttaaaaattaagtattaaAGACTGTCTGTGAGAAACTATATTCGGACTAAAGGACTGTACTTTCCTGGAGATTTACTCAAACATTTACTCATCTCTGCTGTGTTACGCGGATTTCTAGGCAGATCAGTTTACACAGAAAGTGAGGTTATGGCCTCTAGTTGCGCTCATTACGAGTTAGATGGAGATaactccaaataattttgaaaactacgACTGAATTGACAGACCTTGACTGGATATGAATGAGAGTCCATTCCGGTTGTGTAGATCCGACAGTCCTGGGAACGCTTATTCTTAATAGCTTCAGGTACTAATATTACTTTGGTACCGGGTCCCTATCTATATTCTGCATTGATGCCAGTGACGTTCTGTTACTATAAAGTAACTATCAAAATTCTCACAGTAACTCGATCAAAAACTTTTCTGGAACAAAAAACTGTCTATAAGTGGACTTGTGAGCCCCTTTCTACGAATAAACTTATGATAAATTGTACGCCAAGACAGAGTTAAGCTCCTGAATGTGACACAGAGATACTTTAGTTTACTTTTTACATCAACGATGTATCCAACTGAGTGCAGGTCTCACTACAGACTCCTCTCTTTACTAAGACTCTTTATGCGAAACTTAATGAAACTTTGCAAAACCTTTCAAAAATAGTTGACATATTTTTTCTGCACGGAATTTCCAGTATACAAACTATTGCTATGTActgaaaatgtatgttttagaAAACTAGTAAAGTCaacgaatattttattttaagtaaatcaACACTTAATTATATGAAGAATGCTTCTAGTTACATATTTTAACAACtatcaagtaaaaaaaaaattacaaatacactGAGAAAATGATTTATATCATCAAGTGCGAACATTGTATGCCTAGaagtatgcaatattttttcagaaaatttttgaaatcatacaaattacatttgaattataattatttaatctaTTAATATACCACCAAGAGAAGAACCACTTACACAAGcattaatagaaaatatttctcaagaAGTTTTTAAGgttaaaaatatcatttagCTTTTGTTGCTCAATTCCTCTGACGCTTTAGCttaaatatgatattttaataCTTCTTATTAAAAAAGAACCCTCATTTGAATGAGGGGGAATGAAGAATCTTATGAAATATGATACGTCAAGAGAGAGTTAAGGTCCGGAAATCAACACTTAATTGTATGAATAATACTTCTAGTTACATATTTTATGAAGTATTAAGTAAAAACAGTTAAAACATACACTGATAGAGCGATTTATATCAAGTGCAAATATTgaatgcctaaaagtatgcaatattttCTCAGAAACATATTGAAATAACGCAAATATCAAACATATaacatttgaattaaaattatttaatctaTTTTCGTATACCACCAAGAAAACAACCACTTACACAAGCATTAATAGAATATATTTGCCAAGATGGTTTTTAGGTTAAAAATATCATTTCGCCTGCcttgttgatatttttaatgctacttatttgaaaaaaaaaactcttatttGAATTCTCAATTCTTACTTAACATATATGAAGATGTTTCTTAAAGATTTGACGTGTCAGGTAACAAGTGACGTCTGGCTTCGTTTATGCCTTACATTTGGCCACTCTCAACGATTGCTCACATCCCTCTGAATATCGATTCCATTAAAGGTATATGTTAAGTAGTGTGAATACCGATTGATCAGATTCGTTTTTCAACTTTCGGTACATgttgcgcctaaaaatatgcaaccgATATTCCCTTATTGAAAGAATCAATGCTCTGCACTTTCACAGTTT containing:
- the LOC105216183 gene encoding mediator of RNA polymerase II transcription subunit 1 isoform X1, with product MNTAIAKTAAGTTTTTAAQLLSSAPSAAEKNKQWQRELLMERIRTRSNQHKSFPELAKAMRMSMLEKRYALDAVEKANLQKCLDSMQHCIKVTSRQGLVERLESLSRQLGLKFMEDTSGLFISTDMFFLEIILDANGALTDVKVHHECKIEQQSCSELVNCLNRGDFADFTVQLEGLSSIYQLNAEPKVKTKAFVALQAMETDLYNLFQMQNFTKDSQQLVKASSVGLVLKRRGGHPMKLIYFVSPYDLISMDTKSMQPLTTELITSKDIGFSVTVNLEASSANKLQILPIVSVTNDPQTGIDIPIYAPLNQQNSMLLPATFVLRLNKPLPVCHANLRALGLPLGVAADGATGLESPDKKEVVVTSIMNLIVQTASEQQLKNSQKGLFVNLPDQTHCYFFTENKQLQATLVSSIPFTEPMQVPKILDFLKRQALFYTLLASCVRTQSKMGNDMESTTILEVNAISFQQISVSLQHSYEESMATLEFDLRDGNVKCALYSLTHNYDLLSLKLTKVVEKCLSIPVTIRALLKFWDQETMSMFQRSIGGGVGGGMGGLGGTGPCGSTGNAGYGNFSMVMGPNDSGGGGGSAGMRGGGGVKMEQNTRQQQMPNMASATTTMGGGVGGVGMNAACNSAAGITGFLQYKNEVKQEDFHDSPKSQMQNNLALHAAAAENSSLGGLHQLQQTQQQQQTSSPHDLHAIAKQTEIEIADKYKNIWMDKTNLKNCVSITPISPDSNSRGATQPQGVDVKRAVGIEIIPLTGANGATTSGASVTMPGGTNVPQTGVNTSSTITITPINAVTSAGINANKDKKTSSGSLVGSVGGLNAGANMTPMASNKRPMDVPSPSDAQKEKKRKKKRDDSPMGPPEKVYSRQNSPAATNETAATVAARKFSSPSSSPKGGSGSGMLSGANTGAVGNAALLSTRPSPKHSPVYSSPKHSNTASNSPKSPFGTHSPKHGSSGKPSMSTLKSATATSLSPKGDKSGCVSASSLVGNAAAAGVAAANAVKTAMGVGVVGGMQQIKSMNHLAAPSALNTAAGGYGGVPNMANMGGGGAGGVGQLLSGNGAGGGMDMNAAAAVAASQVAAMRKVVSGAVSSTASTMSVAPTTATATQALPGAPVSAPLQHSPSPDIGSSEVKNGGRAESTQQFNSTEYMVKPSQEGLKLTINKTSGGGKSSSSNNNGSGTSTSSSSNANTSTGKSMKSSSSTSSSKRQHTGLKPGVSSGPASKKLSSAKSPSKKSSTSKHPFQKSNSSGSLSTKSTNPAGGGLTKSYSTNSFGDLSAGGAPSRKSSKKSSSSSSSTSSASLHANATATSAPATRLDHQADMLKILQYASPVMAANMEGFMKGFNSKFQIPKLSQRNANLANGSQSAPTTPTALSPALSSVGSATAAKVDNHANEALQTLQNTQQQQQQQQQNATTMQFNANYHLAQKSEGVQMHYANHHRQQQQQQQHQYQQQTQMHNPHTQHQQTALTVDYHHQASAVAHSQPMDESSFMSNAAAASSAGYGGKSSIIVKILVKYESKNY
- the LOC105216183 gene encoding mediator of RNA polymerase II transcription subunit 1 isoform X2, whose product is MNTAIAKTAAGTTTTTAAQLLSSAPSAAEKNKQWQRELLMERIRTRSNQHKSFPELAKAMRMSMLEKRYALDAVEKANLQKCLDSMQHCIKVTSRQGLVERLESLSRQLGLKFMEDTSGLFISTDMFFLEIILDANGALTDVKVHHECKIEQQSCSELVNCLNRGDFADFTVQLEGLSSIYQLNAEPKVKTKAFVALQAMETDLYNLFQMQNFTKDSQQLVKASSVGLVLKRRGGHPMKLIYFVSPYDLISMDTKSMQPLTTELITSKDIGFSVTVNLEASSANKLQILPIVSVTNDPQTGIDIPIYAPLNQQNSMLLPATFVLRLNKPLPVCHANLRALGLPLGVAADGATGLESPDKKEVVVTSIMNLIVQTASEQQLKNSQKGLFVNLPDQTHCYFFTENKQLQATLVSSIPFTEPMQVPKILDFLKRQALFYTLLASCVRTQSKMGNDMESTTILEVNAISFQQISVSLQHSYEESMATLEFDLRDGNVKCALYSLTHNYDLLSLKLTKVVEKCLSIPVTIRALLKFWDQETMSMFQRSIGGGVGGGMGGLGGTGPCGSTGNAGYGNFSMVMGPNDSGGGGGSAGMRGGGGVKMEQNTRQQQMPNMASATTTMGGGVGGVGMNAACNSAAGITGFLQYKNEVKQEDFHDSPKSQMQNNLALHAAAAENSSLGGLHQLQQTQQQQQTSSPHDLHAIAKQTEIEIADKYKNIWMDKTNLKNCVSITPISPDSNSRGATQPQGVDVKRAVGIEIIPLTGANGATTSGASVTMPGGTNVPQTGVNTSSTITITPINAVTSAGINANKDKKTSSGSLVGSVGGLNAGANMTPMASNKRPMDVPSPSDAQKEKKRKKKRDDSPMGPPEKVYSRQNSPAATNETAATVAARKFSSPSSSPKGGSGSGMLSGANTGAVGNAALLSTRPSPKHSPVYSSPKHSNTASNSPKSPFGTHSPKHGSSGKPSMSTLKSATATSLSPKGDKSGCVSASSLVGNAAAAGVAAANAVKTAMGVGVVGGMQQIKSMNHLAAPSALNTAAGGYGGVPNMANMGGGGAGGVGQLLSGNGAGGGMDMNAAAAVAASQVAAMRKVVSGAVSSTASTMSVAPTTATATQALPGAPVSAPLQHSPSPDIGSSEVKNGGRAESTQQFNSTEYMVKPSQEGLKLTINKTSGGGKSSSSNNNGSGTSTSSSSNANTSTGKSMKSSSSTSSSKRQHTGLKPGVSSGPASKKLSSAKSPSKKSSTSKHPFQKSNSSGSLSTKSTNPAGGGLTKSYSTNSFGDLSAGGAPSRKSSKKSSSSSSSTSSASLHANATATSAPATRLDHQADMLKILQYASPVMAANMEGFMKGFNSKFQIPKLSQRNANLANGSQSAPTTPTALSPALSSVGSATAAKVDNHANEALQTLQNTQQQQQQQQQNATTMQFNANYHLAQKSEGVQMHYANHHRQQQQQQQHQYQQQTQMHNPHTQHQQTALTVDYHHQASAVAHSQPMDESSFMSNAAAASSAGYGGK